A single genomic interval of Adhaeribacter pallidiroseus harbors:
- the bla gene encoding subclass B1 metallo-beta-lactamase, with protein sequence MVKHFYYLWISLVLMGCQSAKTNENPSNFTSENLRILKIGEQVYQHTSYLNTESFGKVDCNGMIVFDGKEAVIFNTTADDVSSAELINWVQNSLHCKIKAIIPTHFHADCLGGLAAFHQQGIPSYASNATIQLAQAKNVTVPKTGFADLLELKVGDKQVLTEFLGEGHTRDNVIGYFPSENMMFGGCLIKEVGAGKGNLEDANVSAWPATVNQLKAKYPDVKLIVPGHGKSGGTELLDYTVKLFSGQ encoded by the coding sequence ATGGTAAAGCATTTTTATTATTTATGGATCAGTTTAGTATTAATGGGCTGCCAATCCGCAAAAACCAACGAGAATCCATCAAACTTTACCTCCGAAAATTTAAGAATTTTAAAAATTGGGGAACAGGTGTATCAGCATACCTCGTACTTAAACACCGAAAGTTTTGGGAAAGTAGACTGTAACGGCATGATAGTTTTTGACGGGAAAGAAGCCGTGATTTTTAATACTACTGCCGACGATGTTTCTTCTGCTGAATTAATCAATTGGGTGCAAAACTCCTTGCATTGTAAAATTAAGGCCATTATTCCCACGCACTTTCACGCGGATTGCTTAGGTGGTTTAGCGGCTTTTCATCAGCAAGGCATTCCATCGTATGCCAGTAATGCCACCATTCAATTAGCGCAGGCCAAAAATGTAACTGTTCCAAAAACCGGGTTTGCTGATTTACTCGAGTTAAAAGTGGGCGATAAACAAGTGTTAACCGAGTTTTTAGGCGAAGGCCACACCCGCGATAATGTGATCGGTTATTTCCCGAGTGAAAACATGATGTTTGGCGGCTGCTTGATTAAAGAAGTAGGTGCCGGCAAAGGCAACCTCGAAGATGCCAATGTTTCGGCTTGGCCCGCCACGGTAAATCAACTAAAAGCGAAATACCCCGACGTAAAATTAATTGTACCGGGGCACGGAAAATCCGGCGGAACGGAATTGCTGGATTACACCGTAAAACTTTTTTCGGGGCAGTAG
- a CDS encoding Gfo/Idh/MocA family protein, with product MNSRRDFLQKLTLSAITLPLLPGSLKPLNLPEENPEPYQGKVLRVAILGLGSYGTRVADAMQTCKRAKLVGAISGTPTKLKEWQTKYNIPAKNCYSYDNFDQIKNNKDIDAVYVITPNGLHRDQVIRVAKAGKHAICEKPMAINAQQGQQMIDACQAANVRLLVGYRMHFEPKTLEVIRMRQAGEFGKIKFFQGLSGFTIGDPKQWRLNKELAGGGAMMDIGIYSINGARYMVGEEPVWVTAQETKTDPVKFKEGVDETILFQMGFPSGAVASCLSTYSMNGLDKFYLNGEKGFAEMQPSTGYGPIKGQTHKGELNQPHITHQTVQMDEMAAIIFDNKKPEVPVDGQEGLRDLKIIDAIFLAAKTGKKVELKA from the coding sequence ATGAATTCTCGTCGCGATTTTTTGCAAAAGCTTACCCTTTCGGCCATTACCTTGCCTTTACTGCCCGGCAGTTTAAAACCTTTAAACTTACCCGAAGAAAATCCGGAACCCTATCAGGGCAAGGTGCTGCGGGTAGCTATTCTGGGTTTGGGCAGTTACGGCACCCGGGTGGCCGATGCCATGCAAACCTGCAAAAGAGCCAAGTTGGTAGGAGCCATCAGCGGTACACCCACTAAATTGAAGGAATGGCAAACTAAATACAACATTCCGGCAAAAAACTGCTACTCCTACGATAACTTCGACCAAATTAAAAATAACAAAGACATTGACGCCGTTTACGTCATTACCCCCAACGGCTTGCACCGCGACCAGGTTATTCGGGTGGCCAAAGCCGGTAAACACGCCATTTGCGAAAAGCCCATGGCCATTAATGCCCAACAAGGTCAGCAAATGATTGATGCCTGCCAAGCCGCTAATGTAAGATTACTGGTGGGTTACCGCATGCACTTCGAGCCTAAAACCTTGGAAGTAATCCGGATGCGCCAAGCGGGGGAGTTCGGAAAAATTAAATTTTTTCAGGGACTATCAGGCTTTACCATTGGCGACCCTAAGCAATGGCGCTTAAATAAAGAACTGGCCGGCGGCGGGGCCATGATGGATATTGGTATTTACTCGATCAACGGGGCCCGGTACATGGTAGGCGAGGAGCCCGTATGGGTTACGGCCCAAGAAACGAAAACCGATCCGGTAAAATTCAAAGAAGGCGTGGACGAAACCATCTTGTTTCAAATGGGCTTTCCGAGCGGCGCGGTGGCTTCTTGCTTATCGACGTACAGCATGAACGGTTTGGACAAGTTTTACCTGAACGGCGAGAAAGGTTTTGCCGAAATGCAGCCTTCCACCGGCTATGGTCCCATTAAAGGCCAAACGCATAAAGGCGAACTAAATCAGCCCCACATTACCCACCAAACGGTGCAAATGGACGAAATGGCCGCTATTATATTTGATAATAAAAAACCCGAAGTACCCGTGGACGGTCAGGAAGGCCTACGCGATTTAAAAATTATTGATGCCATTTTCCTGGCGGCTAAAACCGGTAAAAAGGTAGAATTGAAGGCTTAA
- a CDS encoding aldo/keto reductase: protein MKKVKLGRQGLEVPEIGLGCMGMSKIAHLDIYGQADEKEAIATIHRSLELGGNFLDTADLYGPLANERLIAKAIAGNRDQYMIATKFGFEIDDNEQLTWQINGKPDYVKKSLERSLKNLGTDYIDLYYLHRQDPNTPIEETVAAMGELVQEGKVGYIGLSEVSSDTVRRAHQVHPLSAVQTEFSLFERTPEENGFLDTLQELGIGFVAYSPLGRGFISGEIQKPEDFPEGDFRAAMPRFQGEQFYKNLELVHEIKKLAAEKVITPSQLALAWVLSKNMVPIPGTKRRTYLEQNLAAAEVTLSAAELNRLEAIVPLGTSTGARYDAANMALINQ, encoded by the coding sequence ATGAAAAAAGTAAAATTAGGCCGTCAGGGATTAGAAGTACCCGAAATTGGCCTGGGCTGTATGGGCATGTCCAAAATTGCGCACCTGGATATTTACGGCCAAGCCGACGAGAAAGAAGCAATTGCTACCATTCACCGGTCATTGGAGCTAGGTGGAAATTTTTTAGATACCGCCGATTTGTACGGGCCATTAGCCAACGAACGCTTAATTGCCAAAGCCATTGCGGGTAACCGCGACCAATACATGATTGCTACTAAGTTCGGGTTTGAAATTGATGATAACGAACAGTTAACCTGGCAAATAAACGGCAAGCCCGATTACGTAAAAAAATCGCTGGAGCGTTCGCTGAAAAACTTGGGTACCGATTACATCGATTTGTATTACCTGCACCGCCAGGACCCGAATACGCCCATCGAGGAAACCGTAGCCGCTATGGGCGAATTAGTGCAAGAAGGCAAAGTAGGTTATATCGGCCTTTCCGAAGTTTCGTCTGATACCGTTCGCCGGGCGCACCAGGTACATCCTTTATCCGCCGTTCAAACCGAATTTTCGTTGTTCGAGCGCACCCCCGAAGAAAACGGATTTTTAGATACTTTGCAGGAGCTTGGTATTGGCTTTGTGGCCTATTCTCCTTTAGGCAGAGGCTTTATTTCCGGCGAAATTCAAAAGCCCGAGGATTTTCCGGAAGGCGATTTTCGTGCCGCGATGCCCCGTTTTCAGGGCGAACAATTTTATAAAAACCTGGAATTGGTTCATGAAATTAAAAAACTGGCCGCGGAAAAAGTTATTACGCCGTCGCAGTTAGCTCTTGCCTGGGTGTTAAGTAAAAACATGGTGCCCATTCCGGGAACGAAACGCCGCACTTACTTGGAGCAAAACCTGGCGGCTGCGGAAGTTACCCTCAGTGCAGCCGAGCTGAACCGGCTGGAAGCTATTGTACCTTTAGGCACTTCCACCGGCGCCCGATACGATGCCGCCAACATGGCTTTGATTAATCAATAA
- a CDS encoding helix-turn-helix domain-containing protein, whose amino-acid sequence MKKTGIAPYVIHSVSEAHRLLGLPKPEHPLVSMVDLSSLRDTCHQLVGSYVYSFYSICIKKDFNGKLKYGQNFYDFDEGIMTFFSPGQVISTDAAEEVALNGWWLLIDPDFIRNYPLAKKIKEYNFFSYAVSEALHLSEKEEVMIAGIMQNIEQEYRSAIDTFSQDVMISHIELLLNYANRFYNRQFITRKNANTDLLVKLEDLLNEYFEKNRSLVFGLPTVQYISEQLNVSPNYLSDVLRTQTGQSTQLHIQNKVLEKAKEILTTTSLSVSEIAYQLGFEYPQSFNKLFKTKMKVSPLVFRNSFN is encoded by the coding sequence ATGAAAAAAACAGGTATTGCGCCTTACGTGATTCATTCGGTTTCGGAAGCGCACCGCTTATTAGGTTTGCCCAAACCCGAACATCCCTTGGTAAGCATGGTTGATTTAAGCAGTTTGCGCGATACTTGCCACCAGTTAGTGGGCAGTTATGTGTATAGCTTTTACTCCATCTGCATTAAAAAAGACTTTAATGGTAAATTAAAATACGGGCAAAATTTTTACGATTTTGATGAAGGCATCATGACTTTTTTCTCGCCCGGCCAGGTAATTTCTACGGATGCTGCCGAAGAAGTAGCACTAAATGGCTGGTGGCTGCTCATAGATCCTGATTTTATCCGAAATTACCCTTTAGCTAAAAAGATAAAAGAATACAACTTTTTTTCGTACGCCGTGAGCGAAGCATTGCATCTTTCCGAAAAGGAAGAAGTTATGATTGCCGGCATTATGCAAAACATTGAACAAGAATACCGCTCCGCAATAGACACTTTCAGCCAGGACGTGATGATTTCTCATATTGAGTTGTTGTTGAACTACGCCAACCGGTTTTACAACCGGCAATTTATCACCCGCAAAAACGCAAACACCGATTTACTGGTAAAATTAGAAGACTTACTCAACGAATATTTTGAAAAAAACCGATCGTTGGTGTTTGGTTTGCCCACGGTGCAGTATATTTCGGAGCAATTAAACGTTTCGCCGAATTATTTAAGCGACGTGCTCCGCACTCAAACTGGGCAAAGTACCCAGCTCCATATTCAAAACAAAGTACTCGAAAAAGCTAAAGAAATATTAACTACTACTTCTTTATCCGTCAGCGAAATAGCCTACCAGTTGGGTTTCGAGTACCCGCAATCATTTAATAAATTGTTTAAAACCAAAATGAAAGTTTCCCCACTGGTATTCCGGAATTCCTTTAATTAA